Genomic segment of Methanomicrobia archaeon:
TCGGGCAGGTTCGAATCGGCATCCGCATCGACTGCTAAGATGCTGATAGTCCGGTCCCCGTGTCCGCTCAGAAGTTCTCGTAGCAGCAGCGCAGCGATAGCCGTTTTACCCGTGCCGCCTTTTCCCGCTACCGCTATAACTTTGCCGTTTTTCATCGATCAGAAAGAATGCGTGAGTGATGCAGAAGAGAAAACCCCGCATGCTAGCGGGTGCGACGTGTGGACTTCATCCGTAAGTTACTCGAGTTGCATTTCCTGCACCGCGTTGCTCTCATCGCGTTCCGCGCGTTACAATCCATGCAAATCTTCATCCGGAAGAGCCGTGCTTCAGCCTCTGGAAAGCGCGCCATTACTGTTCTTCACCTCTCTCTTTTATCGTTACTATAAGTCAGCGCACTAACATTTAAATCTTTTCACCCGTTTGTGTATGGTAACCATGAGAAAACGAAAAGCAGGCGTTCTGGGTGCAACGGGTAGTGTCGGGCAGCGATTCGTGCAGCTCCTCGAGGGACATCCCTGGTTTGAGCTCGGGGCGTTGTTTGCTTCTGAACGAAGCGCGGGTAAGCGGTACAAGGATGCAGCGCAATGGTTCCTTCCCTCCGAGCTGCCCCAGGAAGCCGCGGAAATGATCGTGCAGCCTATGGACGCGGTCGGCGCGCCCGCGAACGAGGAGCTAGCGATTATGTTCTCGGCACTGCCCGGCGATATAGCGAGCACGGTGGAGCGGCGCTGCGCGCAGTTAGGCTTCGCCGTCGCCAGTAACGTGGCTGTCCATCGGATGGAGCCCGACGTGCCGCTCATCATACCGGAGATCAATGCGGATCACCTGGCACTGATCGAGACGCAGCAGTCGAGTCGGGGCTGGGATGGCTTTATTGTCACGAATCCGAACTGCTCTACGATCGTTCTGGCGTTAAGTTTAAAGCCCTTGATGCCGCTGGGCATTCATACGGTTCACGTCGCCACGATGCAGGCCGTTTCGGGCGCGGGCTATACCGGCCTGGGCTCTATGGCGATTCTGGATAACGTCATTCCTTATATCGGAAAGGAAGAGGGGAAGATGGAGAGCGAGACGCTCAAGATACTTGGCAGCCTCGACGGTACGGGCGTGCGAGACGCCGCCTTTACCGTTTGCGCATCCTGCCATCGCGTGCCCGTGATGGATGGCCATACGATGGCGGTCTGGGTGAACTTCGAAGATGCAGTAAGCGTCGATGCGGTTAAGGAGGCATTTCTGGACTTCAGTAGCGAATTCAAGACACCGTTCGCGCCTCCGAAGCCCGTGATCGTCCGTGAGGAGCCCGACAGACCTCAGCCT
This window contains:
- a CDS encoding 50S ribosomal protein L40e, whose protein sequence is MARFPEAEARLFRMKICMDCNARNAMRATRCRKCNSSNLRMKSTRRTR
- the asd gene encoding aspartate-semialdehyde dehydrogenase; its protein translation is MRKRKAGVLGATGSVGQRFVQLLEGHPWFELGALFASERSAGKRYKDAAQWFLPSELPQEAAEMIVQPMDAVGAPANEELAIMFSALPGDIASTVERRCAQLGFAVASNVAVHRMEPDVPLIIPEINADHLALIETQQSSRGWDGFIVTNPNCSTIVLALSLKPLMPLGIHTVHVATMQAVSGAGYTGLGSMAILDNVIPYIGKEEGKMESETLKILGSLDGTGVRDAAFTVCASCHRVPVMDGHTMAVWVNFEDAVSVDAVKEAFLDFSSEFKTPFAPPKPVIVREEPDRPQPRLDRDASNGMSVSVGRIRAGNVGNEVKYIAQGHNTVRGASGASILNAEVLVERGYIH